In Kordia antarctica, the following proteins share a genomic window:
- a CDS encoding YqaE/Pmp3 family membrane protein encodes MSIWRVLLAIIFPPLSVLDKGCGSVIIVFILWLCGWVPGTIAALIILNNPKQ; translated from the coding sequence ATGAGTATATGGAGAGTATTATTAGCAATTATTTTTCCGCCGTTATCAGTTTTAGATAAAGGTTGCGGTTCTGTAATAATTGTCTTTATTTTGTGGCTTTGCGGATGGGTTCCTGGAACTATTGCCGCATTGATTATTTTGAATAACCCAAAACAATAA
- the lysS gene encoding lysine--tRNA ligase gives MQLSEQEIVRREKLSKLRELGINPYPADLYPVNHTSKKIKESFAEGKQVVIAGRLMRKKIQGKASFAELQDSDGRIQVYFNRDEICPEEDKTLYNDIFKKLLDLGDFIGIEGELFTTQVGEKTVMVKNFTLLSKALRPLPLPKEKDGVVYDKFDDPEQRYRQRYTDLVVNPQVKEVFVKRTKLFNAMRNFFNDAGYFEVETPILQPIPGGAAARPFMTHHNSLDIPLYMRIANELYLKRLIVGGFDGVYEFSKNFRNEGMDRTHNPEFTAMEIYVAYKDYNWMMDFTEKLLEHCAIAVNGKTTATFGKHEIDFKAPYKRITMTQSIIDFTGFDITGKSEEELFEAAQNMGVSVDKTMGKGKLIDEIFGEKCEGRYIEPTFITDYPKEMSPLCKEHRENPELTERFELMVCGKEIANAYSELNDPIDQRERFEAQLKLSEKGDDEAMFIDDDFIRALEYGMPPTSGLGIGMDRLIMYLTNNPSIQEVLFFPQMRPENKKVAISEEAKAILEILKKAEKLPLNDLKAQAGLSNKKWDKSIKELTKNNLANVEKTDDGLFVELV, from the coding sequence ATGCAATTATCAGAACAAGAAATAGTTCGCAGAGAAAAACTTTCAAAGTTGCGCGAACTCGGAATTAACCCGTATCCAGCAGATCTTTATCCAGTAAACCATACTTCAAAAAAGATAAAGGAATCATTTGCAGAAGGTAAACAGGTTGTAATTGCAGGTAGATTGATGCGTAAAAAAATACAAGGAAAAGCTTCATTTGCTGAATTGCAAGATTCTGATGGAAGAATTCAAGTGTATTTTAATAGAGACGAAATTTGTCCCGAAGAAGACAAAACATTATATAATGATATTTTTAAAAAGCTTTTAGATTTAGGTGATTTCATCGGAATTGAAGGTGAATTGTTTACAACACAAGTTGGAGAAAAAACAGTAATGGTAAAGAATTTTACGTTGTTAAGTAAAGCCTTAAGACCATTACCATTACCAAAAGAGAAAGATGGCGTTGTGTATGATAAATTTGATGATCCCGAACAACGATATCGTCAACGTTATACCGATTTAGTCGTAAATCCACAAGTAAAAGAAGTATTTGTAAAGCGTACAAAATTGTTCAACGCTATGCGTAACTTTTTTAATGATGCAGGTTATTTTGAAGTAGAAACTCCAATTTTACAACCAATTCCTGGTGGCGCAGCGGCGCGTCCGTTTATGACACATCACAATTCATTGGACATTCCATTATACATGCGAATTGCAAATGAATTGTATTTGAAAAGATTGATTGTTGGTGGATTTGACGGCGTATACGAATTTTCCAAAAACTTCCGTAATGAAGGAATGGATCGTACGCACAATCCTGAATTTACAGCAATGGAAATCTATGTTGCATACAAAGATTACAATTGGATGATGGATTTCACAGAGAAATTATTAGAACATTGTGCTATTGCCGTAAACGGAAAAACAACAGCTACGTTTGGAAAACATGAAATTGATTTTAAAGCGCCATACAAACGTATCACAATGACGCAATCTATTATTGACTTTACAGGATTTGACATTACTGGAAAATCTGAAGAAGAACTCTTTGAAGCTGCTCAAAACATGGGAGTTTCTGTGGATAAAACCATGGGAAAAGGAAAATTGATTGATGAAATTTTCGGTGAAAAATGTGAAGGAAGATATATTGAACCAACATTTATTACAGATTATCCAAAGGAAATGAGTCCGTTGTGTAAAGAACATCGTGAAAACCCTGAATTAACGGAACGTTTTGAATTGATGGTTTGCGGAAAAGAAATTGCAAATGCCTATTCAGAATTAAATGATCCGATTGATCAACGCGAACGTTTTGAAGCACAATTGAAGCTTTCTGAAAAAGGAGACGACGAAGCAATGTTTATTGATGATGATTTCATTCGTGCTTTGGAATATGGAATGCCGCCAACTTCTGGTTTAGGAATTGGAATGGATCGTTTGATTATGTATTTGACCAACAATCCATCAATTCAGGAAGTATTGTTCTTTCCGCAAATGCGTCCAGAAAATAAAAAAGTTGCAATTAGTGAAGAGGCAAAAGCAATTTTAGAAATTTTAAAGAAAGCTGAAAAGTTACCTTTAAATGATTTAAAAGCACAAGCAGGATTATCTAACAAAAAGTGGGATAAATCTATAAAAGAATTGACTAAAAACAATTTAGCAAACGTTGAGAAAACGGATGACGGATTGTTTGTGGAGTTGGTATAG
- a CDS encoding tetratricopeptide repeat protein, translating to MIAIDTIISQFSTEEQQEFVKYLTYKNKRHDTKNVQLFKLLLANCSAKEIPKKLYGKDNKTAYHGLRKRLWSSLLDFMATQSLTHEVSSELDITKRILVARNLLQHKQFKTAFKVLEKAEKKARESLHFSLLNEVYHTQIQYAHTTPFAPPLETIIEKFTANQQDFLQEEKLNIAYSIIKENLQKVVYQGEVISFEALIKETYQRLDISEEIGLSYKSLYQLAQIVNSVASVNKDYFNVTSFILENYKDISNRLKQTDKHVFYHIKVLYLIANIFFRKKEFAESLHYLERMHVEMQKQKQRYYKSSLLTYQCLVALNHNYSGNSEIAIEMLEAVANVKKYDLEVMLDIHLSLIVFYFQQSEFKKAQQVLSKFYHTDKWYEEKAGVEWVVKKNLIELLLHIELGNISYVDSRFASFQRKYYPFLKKTGEQRVITFLKYVKQYYNKPEDVTDAVFKTSVEKSFEWKMPEKEDIFVMSFYAWLKAKMSKTPLYQTTLELVKN from the coding sequence ATGATTGCAATCGATACTATAATCTCTCAATTTTCTACTGAAGAACAACAGGAATTTGTAAAATACCTTACGTATAAGAACAAACGACACGACACAAAAAATGTGCAATTGTTTAAGTTGTTACTCGCAAATTGTTCTGCAAAAGAAATTCCCAAAAAACTATACGGAAAGGATAACAAAACCGCGTATCACGGATTGCGAAAGCGTTTATGGAGTTCACTACTCGATTTTATGGCAACGCAAAGTCTCACACATGAAGTTTCTTCAGAACTCGATATTACCAAACGGATCTTAGTTGCTCGAAACTTATTGCAACACAAACAATTTAAAACGGCGTTTAAAGTATTAGAAAAAGCGGAAAAGAAAGCACGCGAATCGTTGCACTTTTCATTGCTGAATGAAGTTTATCATACGCAAATACAATATGCGCATACAACTCCGTTTGCGCCGCCGTTGGAAACAATCATCGAAAAATTTACAGCGAATCAACAAGATTTTTTACAAGAAGAAAAGCTAAATATTGCGTATTCGATTATTAAAGAAAACCTTCAAAAAGTGGTCTATCAAGGTGAAGTGATTTCGTTTGAAGCATTAATTAAAGAAACCTACCAACGATTAGACATTTCGGAAGAAATTGGTTTATCATACAAATCATTATATCAATTGGCGCAAATTGTAAACTCGGTCGCTTCTGTCAACAAAGATTATTTCAATGTAACGTCATTTATTTTGGAAAATTATAAAGACATTTCCAACCGATTGAAACAAACCGACAAACATGTATTTTATCACATCAAAGTATTATATCTCATTGCGAATATCTTTTTCAGAAAGAAAGAATTCGCGGAAAGCTTACACTATTTAGAACGTATGCATGTCGAAATGCAAAAACAAAAACAGCGGTATTACAAAAGTTCGTTGTTAACGTATCAATGTTTGGTTGCGCTAAATCATAACTATTCTGGAAATTCCGAAATAGCTATTGAAATGTTAGAAGCCGTTGCGAATGTGAAAAAGTACGATTTGGAAGTGATGTTAGACATTCATTTAAGTTTAATTGTCTTTTATTTTCAGCAAAGCGAATTCAAAAAAGCGCAACAAGTATTATCAAAATTCTATCACACGGATAAATGGTATGAAGAAAAAGCAGGCGTAGAATGGGTTGTAAAGAAAAACCTAATCGAGTTATTATTGCACATAGAATTGGGTAATATTTCCTATGTAGATTCACGTTTTGCCAGTTTTCAACGAAAGTACTATCCGTTTCTAAAAAAGACTGGAGAACAGCGTGTGATTACATTTTTAAAATATGTAAAGCAGTATTACAACAAGCCTGAAGATGTTACCGATGCAGTTTTTAAAACTTCCGTAGAAAAGTCTTTCGAATGGAAAATGCCCGAAAAAGAAGATATTTTCGTCATGAGTTTTTACGCGTGGCTGAAAGCTAAAATGAGCAAAACGCCTTTGTATCAAACAACTTTGGAATTGGTGAAGAATTGA